Proteins from one bacterium genomic window:
- a CDS encoding C1 family peptidase: MMKRTISKMTAGSLLSLFLLAGCATVPGFSVQNGSDEVDALAKAKKYQLGADISNDPGVEMDEAFTTQAALPSKVDLRSGFSPVGNQGQFGSCTSFATIKGLQEFLLKKQGRYEAQAPAYLWYQARRQTGGKGQDTGVPTEFAMKMLDAYGSIPEKDFPYLEAAKQKNDAARKEFLERQPGSALETKGKKNRIMTGYKSVTKLSAIRNGLADGVPVVLAMRVYSSIGKTGKNGMLPMPTSKDEFQGGHAVIAAGYDNEKKVLIVRNSWGSDWADGGYFYMPYEYIKQGHVRLALVPKI; encoded by the coding sequence ATGATGAAGCGCACGATCTCGAAGATGACCGCCGGCAGCCTGCTGAGCCTCTTCCTCCTCGCCGGCTGCGCGACCGTCCCCGGCTTCTCGGTCCAGAACGGTAGCGACGAGGTCGACGCCCTCGCCAAGGCCAAGAAGTACCAGCTTGGCGCCGACATCTCCAACGACCCCGGCGTCGAGATGGACGAAGCCTTCACCACCCAGGCGGCGCTGCCCTCCAAGGTCGACCTGCGCTCGGGCTTCAGCCCCGTCGGCAACCAGGGCCAGTTCGGTTCGTGCACCTCGTTCGCCACCATCAAGGGCCTGCAGGAGTTCCTGCTCAAGAAGCAGGGCCGCTACGAAGCCCAGGCTCCCGCTTACCTCTGGTACCAGGCGCGTCGCCAGACCGGCGGCAAGGGTCAGGACACCGGGGTGCCCACCGAATTCGCGATGAAGATGCTCGACGCTTACGGCAGCATCCCCGAGAAGGACTTCCCCTACCTCGAAGCCGCCAAGCAGAAGAACGATGCCGCCCGCAAGGAGTTCCTCGAGCGCCAGCCCGGTAGCGCCCTCGAGACCAAGGGCAAGAAGAACCGCATCATGACCGGCTACAAGAGCGTGACCAAGCTCAGCGCCATCCGCAATGGCCTGGCGGACGGGGTGCCCGTGGTGCTCGCGATGCGCGTCTACAGCAGCATCGGCAAGACCGGCAAGAACGGCATGCTCCCGATGCCCACCAGCAAGGATGAGTTCCAGGGCGGCCACGCGGTCATCGCCGCCGGCTACGACAACGAGAAGAAGGTCCTCATCGTCCGCAACTCGTGGGGTTCGGACTGGGCCGACGGCGGTTACTTCTACATGCCCTACGAGTACATCAAGCAGGGTCACGTCCGTCTCGCCCTGGTCCCCAAGATCTAA